Proteins encoded within one genomic window of Candidatus Eisenbacteria bacterium:
- the sprA gene encoding cell surface protein SprA: MSLRKTLPRLGLTVLALCAAVVSPLLGEEEPYLGLWETAGTGALEGDLFLYRLAMRFNSRAALRSTGILPEPFRASEDSLGLRSDRFEDFVLLQDSLGMGWLPPAWGRLKGGKDFTSKQVSIDLDSLVVEEGLLLEGDPILPAVRREMGGYLEELTRRNYRSLWAEKAVEGLQTIEDRSGQKAGLVPKLALPVEMPGPVRSIIGAGRPSLTVRGSERISFSGTSRWYPDRPINEFQRKASKFPQLDMKQELNLTLTGNIGDKVSVDVDQSSQAATPLENRIKIRYKGYEDEIIQQVDLGNTSLQLPSTQYVSYQGRHEGLFGINTRALVGSVEVTGILSKQEGKNDTRSLTRGAEVRTFEIEDWQYRRGKFFFLIDPDGPRLPEGDQVVDLEVWIDDRNGSNNNEQLTVPAYVTLSGNPPGRGEGRDSVWATGAFNRLTPSQDFIVQMDVYPGYPVLILDDYQILDDRMTKAMGVSYRTLSGLEVGGTTGGNPDSLVLMILRPAAEMGETNPLDLTQGIFADKRRWEMRNVYDLGSNLSSDGLTVRVRRKRTVGGITNPDRIGEVTFLEILGLDLYTDAGENQTPGPDGKIDRGKINYDSGYVMLCNLQPFAPVDVQAALGCEPTRAELPDDHLVPGLYLRNDWSSGVDANTISQFQFEVTARTSVSRISLNAFNILQGSEVVTAGGRTLARDRDYTIDYDAGEIQILDAADVRDTDEIRVSYSYLPFGGGGQKTLIGTALRYRPQAAKLDLSTAWVYESKGAPGIEGRRPRLGQEPTRTVVGEVAASYKAEPWLLTALADGLPFVRASARSAISLDTGTGLSFPNPNTRGLLYVDDFEGAKDVFSISTNRVSWRPAGVPEAAAKGAGAVETCEYRGEAWWYTPRAAVKEGDLQPTHEGSGGLDKTEKDNNRQVLEIHFIPAGSQEQDRRKSWFSLVQPIAQRGTDLSRAQFLDIWVNDFRRPGDAVSPREGKLHIDIGVVSEDAVWTRRRVGTEGLLELGSFPDAQLGFREFDTEDSTRDGQLDDPGGGGGEDIGIDFKTDPEEGAGEDPAYDNWDFDEGEDDSNRDLPFANPNDLPAGRYLLSEERFAKFARINGTQANGRLDTEDLNGNQILDQTEAYFAFELDLADPSLIEFESSQAPDQDQAYSGYTRGWRRIRIPLAPQFYTKVGNPSWEQVRHVRIWLDGFSKQTVLQVGGIDITGNRWLKGAIRDARGAEVSAEELEQRGEDFFPAVLNNKDNSTSEYTPPFKPKERQNVEEREQSLALELRNFPPGHRSSVYRTFPQAQDFVSLYRTLEFYLNRRIREGPPDPNLEFFVRLSRNAATEEENYYEYRVPVPRDWVLHTVSMGELSRLQLERADSATGIVVERLENGATLTRKGSPSFTSIQRISFGVINVGVTTVENGSVWVDELRLGSVKRDTGMANRVSFNMAMSDLASANVSFQRMDADFLRVGSERGSGTTRTDYTVGGRLNAEKFAERSGLRLPLSFNVSRGRTVPKFRTNGDLVLEKPRPSDITESINKDFSFSLSRNRSTNPWLRYTLDAVSLSGRTGQSIQNSPDARDTTVSSSGNLQFSLPLQGGPPIKYYKDKELRLLPNSLTLGLSGSRQRSISYRRKNADLTQDLYEPSLDLRTRTASMSWSTGLRPVEQVTYGFDQTRDLLLATAPRRVGGVNLGTETGRRHQLNASHQISLFKRALVPKVTWAGNSDNKFNAIQASGGVRERSNNFDTGNTLTFTGTLPIDRLFQMLPRFGRGGGAAPAPGDSAAGASRGRSAGRATSSGSSGGWFSISAVSATHSIGKTRSLDRFAGEPSIPFQLGLSSDPGSGVRRLTGASDATGDRKDTSFSTDFKLLGEVTVRTSYAQSRSDNTVNRTSSTIRTWKYPDLDINWGRFYKRVKLDRWAKDVRATTRYSRELRETGTSTNPKDRTESTVSFRPLLNLDATLNNGFSAKLTSSYSTSNSEQFGLLRNLSRSRSRQAGLSLRRSFNLSRMVTNPITKKKTKATTKIDLSLATDIQDSKRESGPRGRLIVIEDRAKMAISTTAGYNFTSNITGNAGLTVGQDSDRKNRTNTSRYVSVTLSAAFTF, encoded by the coding sequence GTGTCTCTCCGCAAGACCCTCCCCCGGCTAGGCCTGACGGTTCTCGCGCTCTGCGCGGCCGTCGTCAGCCCTCTCCTGGGCGAGGAGGAGCCTTATCTCGGCTTGTGGGAGACGGCCGGGACCGGGGCCCTGGAGGGGGACCTGTTCCTCTATCGGCTGGCGATGCGCTTCAACTCCCGCGCGGCGCTCCGCTCCACCGGAATCCTGCCCGAGCCGTTCAGGGCGAGCGAGGACTCCCTCGGCCTGCGCTCCGATCGATTCGAGGACTTCGTCCTCCTGCAGGACAGCCTGGGGATGGGGTGGCTTCCGCCCGCGTGGGGCCGTCTCAAGGGGGGCAAGGACTTCACGTCCAAGCAGGTCTCGATCGATCTCGACTCCCTGGTGGTGGAGGAGGGGCTTCTGCTCGAGGGAGATCCGATCCTGCCCGCGGTCCGGCGGGAGATGGGCGGCTACCTCGAGGAGCTGACCCGTCGCAACTACAGGTCGCTGTGGGCGGAGAAGGCCGTCGAGGGCCTGCAGACGATCGAGGATCGCTCCGGGCAGAAGGCCGGACTCGTGCCGAAGCTCGCCCTTCCCGTGGAGATGCCCGGGCCGGTCCGGAGCATCATCGGGGCGGGCCGGCCCAGCCTCACCGTGCGGGGGAGCGAGCGGATCTCCTTCAGCGGAACGAGCCGGTGGTACCCGGACCGCCCGATCAACGAGTTCCAGCGCAAGGCGTCGAAGTTCCCGCAGCTCGACATGAAGCAGGAACTGAACCTGACCCTGACAGGGAACATCGGAGACAAGGTGTCCGTCGATGTCGACCAGTCCAGCCAGGCGGCGACCCCTCTCGAGAACAGGATCAAGATCCGCTACAAGGGATACGAGGACGAGATCATCCAGCAGGTGGATCTCGGCAACACGAGCCTGCAGCTTCCGAGCACGCAGTATGTCTCCTACCAGGGACGTCACGAGGGGCTCTTCGGAATCAACACGAGGGCCTTGGTCGGCAGCGTCGAGGTGACGGGGATCCTGAGCAAGCAGGAAGGGAAGAACGACACGCGAAGCCTCACGCGCGGGGCGGAGGTCCGCACCTTCGAGATCGAGGACTGGCAGTACCGGCGCGGCAAGTTCTTCTTCCTGATCGACCCGGACGGCCCGCGGCTTCCCGAGGGTGACCAGGTCGTCGATCTGGAGGTCTGGATCGACGACCGCAACGGAAGCAACAACAACGAGCAGCTCACGGTCCCCGCCTATGTGACCCTCTCGGGGAATCCCCCGGGGCGCGGGGAGGGGCGGGATTCGGTATGGGCGACGGGGGCGTTCAACCGCCTCACTCCCAGCCAGGACTTCATCGTTCAGATGGATGTCTACCCCGGCTATCCCGTGCTGATCCTCGATGACTACCAGATTCTCGATGACAGGATGACGAAGGCGATGGGGGTCAGCTACCGGACGCTGAGCGGCCTCGAGGTCGGCGGGACGACGGGAGGCAACCCCGACTCGCTGGTCCTCATGATCCTCAGGCCGGCCGCGGAGATGGGGGAAACCAACCCGCTCGATCTCACGCAGGGGATCTTCGCCGACAAGCGGCGCTGGGAGATGCGCAACGTCTACGACCTGGGGAGCAACCTCTCCTCCGACGGGCTGACCGTGCGGGTCCGCCGCAAGAGGACCGTGGGGGGGATCACGAACCCGGACCGCATTGGAGAGGTCACGTTTCTCGAGATCCTCGGGCTCGACCTCTACACCGATGCCGGCGAGAACCAGACGCCGGGACCCGACGGGAAGATCGACCGGGGCAAGATCAACTACGATTCGGGGTACGTGATGCTCTGCAACCTGCAGCCGTTCGCCCCCGTCGATGTCCAGGCGGCGCTCGGGTGCGAGCCGACCCGCGCGGAGCTGCCCGACGACCACCTCGTCCCCGGCCTCTACCTGCGAAACGACTGGTCTTCCGGCGTCGACGCCAACACGATCTCCCAGTTTCAGTTCGAAGTCACGGCGAGGACATCGGTCTCCCGCATCAGCCTGAACGCCTTCAACATTCTGCAGGGCTCCGAGGTCGTCACGGCCGGCGGGAGGACCCTGGCCAGGGACCGCGACTACACGATCGACTACGACGCGGGGGAGATTCAGATCCTGGACGCGGCCGACGTGCGCGACACCGACGAGATCCGGGTGAGCTACAGCTACCTCCCCTTCGGCGGCGGAGGCCAGAAGACGCTGATCGGCACGGCCCTGCGCTACAGGCCCCAGGCGGCGAAGCTCGATCTGTCCACAGCCTGGGTCTACGAGAGCAAGGGCGCCCCGGGGATCGAGGGCCGGCGGCCGCGCTTGGGTCAGGAGCCGACGCGCACCGTTGTCGGGGAGGTCGCCGCCTCCTACAAGGCGGAGCCGTGGCTTCTGACCGCTCTCGCGGACGGGCTTCCGTTTGTTCGCGCCAGCGCCAGGAGCGCGATCTCCCTCGACACGGGGACGGGCCTGTCCTTCCCCAACCCCAACACGCGCGGCCTCCTCTATGTCGACGACTTCGAGGGAGCGAAGGATGTCTTCTCGATCTCGACCAACCGCGTGAGCTGGCGTCCCGCCGGCGTTCCGGAAGCGGCGGCGAAGGGGGCGGGCGCGGTCGAGACCTGTGAGTACCGCGGCGAGGCCTGGTGGTACACGCCACGGGCGGCGGTGAAGGAAGGGGACCTCCAACCCACGCACGAAGGAAGCGGCGGTCTCGACAAGACGGAGAAGGACAACAATCGACAGGTCCTCGAAATCCACTTCATTCCCGCGGGAAGCCAGGAGCAGGACCGGAGGAAGTCCTGGTTCTCGCTCGTGCAGCCGATCGCGCAGCGGGGCACGGACCTCTCGAGGGCGCAGTTCCTGGATATCTGGGTGAACGACTTCCGTCGTCCAGGCGACGCGGTCTCGCCGAGGGAGGGGAAGCTCCACATCGACATCGGAGTCGTCTCCGAGGACGCGGTCTGGACGCGGAGGCGCGTCGGGACGGAGGGGCTTCTCGAACTGGGATCGTTCCCCGACGCGCAGCTCGGATTCAGGGAGTTCGACACCGAGGACAGCACCCGAGACGGCCAGCTCGACGACCCGGGAGGGGGCGGGGGCGAGGACATCGGGATCGACTTCAAGACCGATCCAGAGGAGGGGGCGGGGGAAGATCCCGCGTACGACAACTGGGACTTCGACGAGGGCGAGGACGATAGCAATCGCGACCTTCCCTTCGCGAACCCGAACGACCTGCCGGCGGGCAGGTATCTCCTCTCCGAGGAGCGATTCGCCAAGTTCGCCCGGATCAATGGGACCCAGGCGAATGGTCGCCTCGACACGGAGGACCTAAACGGCAACCAGATCCTTGACCAGACGGAGGCGTACTTCGCTTTCGAGCTCGACCTGGCCGACCCGTCGCTGATCGAGTTCGAGTCGTCGCAAGCCCCCGACCAGGATCAGGCCTACTCGGGCTATACGCGCGGGTGGAGGCGAATCCGGATTCCGCTTGCGCCTCAGTTCTACACGAAGGTCGGCAACCCGAGCTGGGAGCAGGTTCGCCACGTGAGGATCTGGCTGGATGGCTTCAGCAAGCAGACCGTCCTGCAAGTAGGCGGGATCGACATCACCGGAAACCGCTGGCTGAAGGGAGCGATCCGTGACGCCCGAGGCGCGGAGGTTTCCGCGGAGGAGCTCGAGCAGCGGGGTGAGGACTTCTTCCCGGCGGTACTCAACAACAAGGACAACTCGACCTCCGAGTACACGCCCCCCTTCAAACCGAAGGAGAGGCAGAATGTGGAGGAGCGGGAACAGTCGCTCGCCCTGGAGCTCAGGAACTTCCCGCCGGGGCATCGCTCTTCGGTCTACCGGACCTTCCCGCAGGCGCAGGACTTCGTCAGCCTCTACCGCACCCTGGAGTTCTATCTCAATCGCAGGATCCGGGAGGGTCCTCCGGATCCCAATCTCGAGTTCTTCGTTCGCCTCTCGCGCAACGCTGCGACCGAAGAAGAGAACTACTACGAATACAGGGTTCCCGTACCCCGCGACTGGGTCCTGCACACGGTGAGCATGGGGGAGCTTTCCCGCCTCCAGCTCGAGCGGGCCGACTCCGCCACGGGGATCGTCGTCGAACGGCTCGAGAACGGGGCGACGCTCACGAGGAAGGGATCGCCCAGCTTCACGAGCATCCAGAGGATCAGCTTCGGCGTCATCAACGTGGGGGTCACGACCGTCGAGAACGGCAGCGTCTGGGTCGACGAGCTCAGGCTCGGATCGGTCAAACGCGACACCGGGATGGCGAACCGGGTCTCCTTCAACATGGCGATGTCCGATCTCGCGTCCGCGAACGTCAGCTTCCAGAGGATGGACGCCGACTTTCTCCGCGTCGGCAGCGAGCGGGGAAGTGGAACGACCCGGACCGACTACACCGTCGGCGGACGCCTCAACGCGGAGAAGTTCGCGGAGAGGTCGGGGTTGCGCCTGCCCTTGAGCTTCAACGTCTCGCGCGGCCGCACGGTCCCCAAGTTCCGGACGAACGGGGACCTCGTCCTCGAGAAGCCGAGGCCCAGCGACATCACCGAATCGATCAACAAGGACTTCTCGTTCAGTCTATCCCGCAACCGGTCGACGAACCCCTGGCTCCGCTACACCCTCGACGCGGTCAGCCTCTCGGGCCGGACCGGGCAGTCGATCCAGAACAGCCCCGACGCGAGAGACACGACGGTCAGCTCGAGCGGCAACCTGCAGTTCTCCCTGCCGCTGCAGGGCGGACCGCCGATCAAGTACTACAAGGACAAGGAGCTCCGTCTCCTTCCCAACAGCCTCACCTTGGGTCTGAGCGGTTCCCGACAGCGCAGCATCAGCTACAGGCGCAAGAACGCCGACCTCACGCAGGACCTCTACGAGCCGAGCCTGGACCTGAGGACGAGGACCGCCTCGATGAGCTGGTCGACGGGACTGCGCCCGGTCGAGCAGGTCACCTACGGATTCGACCAGACGAGGGATCTCCTGCTCGCCACGGCCCCGCGGCGGGTCGGGGGGGTCAATCTCGGGACGGAGACCGGCCGCCGCCACCAGCTCAACGCCTCGCATCAGATCTCTCTCTTCAAGCGGGCGCTTGTCCCGAAGGTGACCTGGGCGGGGAACTCGGACAACAAGTTCAACGCGATCCAGGCAAGCGGGGGGGTTCGCGAGCGCAGCAACAACTTCGACACCGGAAACACGCTGACCTTCACGGGCACGCTGCCGATCGACCGGCTGTTCCAGATGCTCCCCCGCTTCGGGCGCGGAGGGGGAGCTGCCCCGGCCCCGGGGGATTCGGCCGCGGGAGCGAGCCGGGGCCGCTCGGCGGGCCGCGCGACATCGAGCGGTTCCTCGGGGGGATGGTTCTCGATCTCGGCCGTCAGCGCGACCCACTCGATCGGCAAGACGCGCAGCCTCGATCGATTCGCAGGAGAGCCATCGATCCCCTTCCAGCTCGGCCTCTCTTCCGACCCCGGCAGCGGGGTCCGCAGGCTCACAGGGGCCTCCGACGCGACCGGGGATCGAAAGGACACGAGCTTCTCGACCGACTTCAAGCTGCTGGGCGAGGTGACCGTGCGCACGTCCTACGCGCAATCGAGAAGCGACAACACGGTGAACCGGACGAGCTCGACGATCCGAACCTGGAAGTACCCGGACCTCGACATCAACTGGGGGAGGTTCTACAAGCGCGTCAAGCTCGACCGCTGGGCGAAGGACGTGCGCGCCACGACGCGGTACAGCCGCGAGCTCAGGGAGACCGGCACCAGCACCAATCCCAAGGACAGGACGGAGTCGACGGTCTCCTTCCGCCCCCTGCTCAACCTCGACGCGACCCTCAACAACGGATTCTCGGCCAAGCTGACCTCCTCCTACAGCACTTCGAACTCCGAGCAGTTCGGCCTGCTCAGGAACCTCTCCCGTTCGCGGAGCCGGCAGGCGGGTCTCTCTCTCCGGCGCAGCTTCAACCTATCGAGGATGGTCACGAACCCGATCACCAAGAAGAAGACCAAAGCGACGACGAAGATCGATCTCTCGCTCGCGACGGATATCCAGGACAGCAAGAGGGAGAGCGGCCCTCGAGGCAGGTTGATCGTGATCGAGGACCGCGCCAAGATGGCGATTTCGACGACCGCGGGCTACAACTTCACGAGCAACATCACCGGCAACGCGGGCCTCACTGTCGGACAGGACAGCGATCGAAAGAACCGGACCAACACCTCGCGGTATGTGAGCGTCACGCTCTCGGCCGCTTTCACTTTCTGA
- a CDS encoding M28 family peptidase, with protein sequence MTILRAILPLLLVFGAVRADEGIPDFPEAAAWEFLVAQCAFGPRVPGTAGHRKCLDYLEATLASTGAAAIRQDFRTATDASRDTLTLTNLTARYGPPGAPLLLGAHWDTRPWADRDRDPGNRKKPILGANDGASGVAVLLALATILRTHPPPLPVEIALFDGEDQAREGSDGGGYILGSRAHVRGRVPPLPRAVVIVDMVGARDMEICREEVSDLHARQLNDLIFARAAALGLPAFRDEVSSAVLDDHVPFLEVGIPAVDLIDTRYRQWHTLEDLPGACSRESLGQVGRLLTDLVYGGYLQ encoded by the coding sequence ATGACGATCCTTCGAGCGATCCTACCGCTGCTGCTCGTCTTCGGTGCGGTCCGCGCAGACGAGGGGATCCCGGACTTTCCGGAAGCCGCCGCGTGGGAGTTCCTCGTGGCCCAATGCGCCTTCGGCCCGCGGGTCCCGGGCACGGCGGGGCATCGGAAGTGCCTCGACTATCTGGAAGCGACGCTGGCCTCGACCGGCGCGGCGGCGATTCGCCAGGACTTCCGGACGGCGACCGACGCCTCGCGAGACACGCTGACCCTGACGAACCTCACGGCCCGCTACGGGCCGCCCGGCGCGCCCCTGCTGCTGGGCGCGCACTGGGACACGAGGCCCTGGGCCGACCGCGACCGCGACCCCGGCAACCGCAAGAAACCGATCCTCGGGGCCAATGACGGAGCCAGCGGCGTCGCTGTCCTGCTGGCCCTGGCAACGATCCTGCGGACGCATCCCCCGCCCCTGCCTGTGGAAATCGCCCTCTTCGACGGCGAGGATCAGGCGAGGGAAGGGAGCGATGGCGGGGGGTACATTCTGGGCTCCAGGGCCCATGTCCGGGGGCGGGTCCCGCCCCTCCCGCGGGCGGTCGTCATCGTCGACATGGTCGGGGCCCGGGACATGGAAATCTGCCGGGAGGAGGTCTCTGATCTTCATGCCCGCCAGCTGAATGACCTGATCTTCGCTCGGGCCGCGGCGCTCGGGCTCCCCGCGTTCCGGGACGAGGTCTCGAGCGCGGTTCTGGACGACCATGTCCCCTTCCTCGAAGTGGGGATTCCCGCCGTCGATCTCATTGACACCCGCTACCGGCAGTGGCACACTCTCGAGGACTTGCCTGGCGCATGCTCGCGGGAGAGCCTTGGGCAGGTCGGGAGGCTATTGACCGATCTTGTTTATGGAGGCTACCTGCAGTAG
- a CDS encoding ribosome maturation factor RimP, producing MQIVNREWEERLRPLLEEEGAELLEAQVSRGRNSLRLRFFIDREAGLAVDDLARLSRKIALRLDGDPSLAGRYEMEVSSPGMNRVVFREGHFRRFVGERVHIRLADMREGRRNFEGAILGCESGIVEVDVEGLGATSFALNEIERAELRLDPRRPPQRPVA from the coding sequence ATGCAGATCGTGAACAGGGAGTGGGAGGAAAGGCTTCGGCCTCTCCTCGAGGAGGAAGGAGCGGAGCTTCTGGAGGCGCAAGTCTCCAGGGGGCGTAACTCATTGAGACTGCGCTTTTTCATTGATCGGGAGGCAGGGTTGGCGGTGGATGACCTTGCCCGGTTGAGCCGAAAGATCGCCCTGCGGCTGGACGGGGATCCCTCTCTGGCCGGTCGCTATGAGATGGAGGTCTCCTCCCCGGGCATGAACAGGGTCGTGTTCCGCGAGGGGCACTTCCGCCGGTTCGTGGGGGAGCGGGTCCACATACGGTTGGCCGACATGCGGGAGGGACGGCGAAACTTCGAAGGCGCGATCCTCGGCTGCGAGAGCGGGATCGTGGAAGTCGATGTGGAGGGGTTGGGCGCGACGTCCTTCGCCCTGAACGAGATCGAGCGCGCGGAGCTTCGACTGGACCCCCGGCGTCCTCCGCAACGCCCGGTTGCCTGA
- the nusA gene encoding transcription termination/antitermination protein NusA, producing the protein MSNEEILEALKGIAREKAVDRRLLVETLTTGLLSAAKRRYATAVDVQVNFDEVTGQIHVIVQKKVAAVAIDLGGEIDLEEARKISPRARAGDVVGVEVPIEEFGRNAIQTAKQVLVQRVREAERENVFNEYIDRKGTILSGTVQQIDRGNVIVKVGKTEGVIPHREQINRDRFKIGDPLRAYVLDVDKEQKGPQILLSRTHPEFVRKLFEQEVPEIFERVVEIKAISREPGSRTKICVVSHDDRVDPVGACVGMKGSRVQNIVKELGGERIDIVSYSADPKILASRALSPARVLDVIYDDAAKKATVVVADDQVPLAIGRGGQNARLAAKLTGLQIVLVSLSQVEAQKEGEAGLPNIDLESLTKELGPKLVEKLMKAGKETLQDVMKTSIEELMEIPGVGEKTASRLLATGAQILEDRALDLKKSGAETADGEIEETQPLMAEEDAVAEDGQSEEQASEAVAEAVPAEDESGSAADESAASDVVAGEEETREAGA; encoded by the coding sequence ATGTCGAATGAAGAGATCCTGGAAGCGCTGAAGGGGATCGCCCGGGAGAAGGCGGTCGACCGCCGCCTGCTCGTGGAGACCCTCACGACGGGTCTGCTGAGCGCGGCGAAGCGGCGCTACGCGACGGCCGTGGATGTCCAGGTCAACTTCGATGAGGTCACCGGGCAGATCCACGTCATCGTGCAGAAGAAGGTCGCCGCGGTCGCCATCGATCTGGGGGGGGAGATCGACCTCGAGGAGGCGCGCAAGATCAGCCCCAGGGCGAGGGCGGGGGATGTGGTCGGCGTCGAGGTTCCGATCGAGGAGTTCGGCCGCAACGCGATCCAGACAGCCAAGCAGGTTCTCGTCCAGCGCGTTCGGGAGGCGGAGCGCGAGAACGTCTTCAACGAGTACATCGACCGCAAGGGGACGATCCTGTCGGGGACCGTCCAGCAGATCGATCGAGGCAATGTGATCGTGAAGGTCGGCAAGACCGAAGGGGTCATCCCGCACAGGGAGCAGATCAACCGCGATCGGTTCAAGATCGGAGATCCTCTTCGCGCCTACGTTCTCGACGTGGACAAGGAGCAGAAGGGTCCGCAGATCCTTCTCTCAAGGACGCACCCCGAGTTCGTCCGCAAGCTCTTCGAGCAAGAGGTGCCCGAGATCTTCGAGCGGGTGGTCGAGATCAAGGCGATCTCGCGCGAGCCGGGTTCCAGGACCAAGATCTGCGTGGTGAGCCATGATGACCGCGTCGATCCCGTCGGCGCCTGCGTCGGCATGAAGGGCTCGCGCGTCCAGAACATCGTCAAGGAGCTGGGGGGCGAGAGAATCGACATCGTCTCCTATAGCGCCGATCCGAAGATCCTCGCCAGCCGCGCCCTCTCCCCGGCGCGAGTGCTCGATGTCATCTACGACGACGCCGCGAAGAAGGCGACCGTCGTCGTCGCGGACGACCAGGTCCCCCTCGCCATCGGCCGCGGAGGGCAGAACGCGCGGCTCGCGGCCAAGCTGACTGGACTGCAGATCGTCCTGGTCAGCCTCTCGCAGGTCGAGGCCCAGAAGGAGGGGGAGGCGGGGCTTCCGAACATCGACCTGGAGTCGCTGACCAAGGAGCTGGGACCGAAGCTGGTCGAGAAGCTGATGAAGGCGGGGAAGGAGACGCTCCAGGACGTCATGAAGACGTCGATCGAAGAGCTGATGGAGATTCCCGGCGTCGGCGAGAAGACGGCTTCGCGCCTGCTGGCCACCGGGGCGCAGATCCTCGAGGATCGCGCGCTGGATCTGAAGAAGTCGGGCGCCGAGACCGCTGACGGGGAGATCGAGGAGACGCAGCCCCTGATGGCCGAGGAGGATGCGGTTGCCGAGGACGGGCAGTCGGAAGAGCAGGCGAGCGAGGCGGTAGCAGAGGCGGTTCCCGCGGAGGACGAGAGCGGTTCCGCGGCGGATGAGAGTGCGGCGAGTGACGTGGTTGCGGGTGAGGAGGAGACCAGAGAGGCCGGCGCATGA